One genomic region from Terriglobus aquaticus encodes:
- a CDS encoding site-specific DNA-methyltransferase — protein sequence MGSGQSIFEIWTGARDLHCYGTNAFSAELPFQSWRRFKEAFAPELIHRAVESSAIPVRTCLDPFGGSGTTALASQFLGVYPITIEVNPFLADLIEAKLTKYDTTALARDLGRILRQRRTNDRNLAEWASGLPATFIEPGDGDRWLFSRAVGTAVLQLLAGLDRIENPSHRRLFRVVLGGILVDASNVRISGKGRRYRANWRHSQPSAQEVVSSFAEKAQQAIVEVHRFDHRPEQRYKLIRGDCRNQGSSIKEVDLVVFSPPYPNSFDYTDVYNVELWTLGYLRSSQDNHRLRKSTFSSHVQIKRDFASAPKDSRSLNRVLKCLELSKDQLWSRHIPAMVGGYFADLAALLNSLQSSLRAGGSIWMCVGDSQYNGIRIPTAAILAELSRPLGFIVTLSEPVRSMRSSPQQGGKEELPETLLVLQKKA from the coding sequence ATGGGTAGCGGTCAGAGCATCTTCGAGATTTGGACCGGTGCTCGTGATCTGCACTGTTACGGTACGAATGCATTTTCTGCGGAACTACCGTTCCAGAGTTGGCGACGGTTCAAAGAGGCTTTCGCTCCTGAACTGATCCATCGAGCCGTTGAGAGTAGCGCGATCCCTGTTCGCACGTGCCTGGATCCGTTTGGGGGTTCTGGCACGACCGCATTAGCTTCTCAGTTCTTGGGCGTGTACCCAATCACGATCGAGGTGAATCCGTTTTTGGCGGATCTGATTGAGGCTAAATTAACCAAATACGACACCACGGCTCTTGCACGAGACCTTGGCAGGATCCTCAGGCAGCGCCGAACTAACGACAGAAATTTGGCAGAATGGGCAAGTGGGCTTCCTGCCACATTCATTGAGCCGGGAGACGGAGATCGTTGGCTCTTTAGCCGCGCTGTCGGTACAGCCGTGCTGCAGCTCCTAGCCGGGTTGGACCGGATCGAGAACCCTTCACATAGGCGTTTGTTCCGGGTCGTCCTCGGCGGCATTCTTGTAGATGCCAGCAATGTCAGGATCAGCGGCAAAGGTCGTCGGTACCGAGCAAATTGGCGGCATTCGCAGCCTTCTGCTCAGGAGGTAGTCAGCTCCTTTGCTGAGAAGGCCCAACAAGCCATCGTTGAAGTCCACAGGTTCGATCATAGACCCGAGCAGCGTTACAAACTCATCCGCGGTGACTGCCGAAATCAAGGTTCCTCCATCAAAGAAGTAGATTTGGTCGTCTTCTCTCCTCCGTATCCGAATTCGTTTGACTATACAGACGTCTACAACGTCGAGCTATGGACCCTCGGCTATTTGCGTTCCTCTCAGGACAATCATCGTTTAAGGAAGTCAACCTTTTCTTCGCATGTTCAGATCAAACGAGACTTCGCATCCGCTCCAAAAGACTCGCGCTCTCTGAATCGGGTACTGAAATGCTTGGAACTCTCCAAAGACCAGTTGTGGAGTAGGCATATACCAGCGATGGTTGGCGGTTATTTCGCTGATTTAGCTGCCCTGCTTAACTCTCTCCAAAGCTCCTTGAGAGCGGGGGGCTCCATCTGGATGTGTGTTGGCGATAGTCAGTACAACGGCATCCGGATCCCGACCGCCGCAATTCTTGCGGAGCTCAGCCGTCCTCTAGGCTTTATCGTTACACTCTCTGAACCTGTTCGATCGATGCGCTCCTCCCCTCAGCAAGGGGGAAAAGAGGAGCTTCCCGAAACGCTGCTGGTGCTTCAGAAAAAGGCATAG